One window from the genome of Rhodococcus sp. ABRD24 encodes:
- a CDS encoding MarR family transcriptional regulator produces the protein MTSLFDDDEVSRLRIALGRISRQVDRQTSRGELTKTQFSILTTAVRRGPIRASEMAEIETLNPTMLSRMIGKMETDGLLTRSADPDDGRAVVVSATPDGVALHTQLRDKRTQLFAEYLAQLPKAETQDLLHALPALEALGERMCRARGASRS, from the coding sequence TTGACGAGCCTCTTCGATGACGACGAGGTCTCCCGGCTTCGGATCGCACTCGGACGCATTTCCCGGCAGGTCGATCGGCAGACTTCCCGCGGCGAACTGACGAAGACGCAGTTCTCGATCCTCACCACCGCGGTGCGCCGGGGGCCGATCCGGGCCAGCGAGATGGCCGAGATCGAGACCCTCAATCCGACGATGCTGTCGCGGATGATCGGCAAGATGGAAACCGACGGGCTGTTGACCCGCTCGGCCGACCCCGACGACGGCCGCGCCGTCGTCGTCTCCGCGACCCCCGACGGGGTTGCGCTGCACACGCAGCTGCGGGACAAGCGGACTCAGTTGTTCGCCGAGTACCTCGCGCAACTTCCCAAGGCCGAGACCCAGGATCTGCTCCACGCCCTGCCGGCCCTGGAGGCCCTCGGCGAGCGGATGTGTAGGGCCCGGGGCGCCAGCCGCTCATGA
- a CDS encoding MFS transporter has translation MTTAGSLGRQTFAALANRNFRCFLSGQAVSLIGTWMQLVAQSWLVLELTGSGTAIGLVVALQTLPVLLLGPYGGVVADRADKRRLMIGLQSLMGVQAVVLGVLTLSGAVALWHVYLLALLLGLNQSFENPARQSFLLEMVGPEDLRNAVSLQSTLVSASRIVGPAVAGVTIAAGGLGICFLLNAASFVAVVTSLLRLDISELRRSPPMERARGQLREGLRYVRGNRNLAVPLLMMAFIGCLAFEFQVVLPIVADQTFGAGSEAYGFMTAAMGIGAVCGGLLVATWGRTGTRVLIVAAAAFGFALVAAAAAPTLALELIALAIVGAVSIAFNSTTNSTLQLEAEPQMRGRVMALWATAFQGSTAIGGPIAGWVSQEWGGRAGLLLGAITCLVVALVAAIVIGRGRKVAAQTEPIPGDPEGPVTPSLASTEDPAAMADVRPKAA, from the coding sequence ATGACGACCGCGGGAAGTCTCGGACGCCAAACCTTTGCCGCGCTGGCGAACCGCAACTTCCGCTGCTTCCTCAGCGGCCAGGCAGTCTCGCTCATCGGTACCTGGATGCAGCTGGTCGCACAGTCGTGGCTGGTCCTCGAGCTCACCGGCTCCGGCACTGCGATCGGCCTCGTCGTCGCGCTGCAGACCCTGCCGGTCTTACTGCTCGGGCCGTACGGGGGTGTCGTTGCCGACCGGGCGGACAAGCGCCGCTTGATGATCGGCCTGCAGTCGCTGATGGGCGTGCAGGCCGTCGTCCTAGGCGTCCTCACGCTCAGTGGCGCCGTTGCGCTGTGGCACGTATACCTGCTGGCGCTACTGCTCGGCCTCAACCAGTCCTTCGAGAACCCGGCGCGACAGTCGTTCCTGCTCGAGATGGTGGGGCCGGAGGATCTGCGTAACGCCGTGAGTCTGCAATCCACGCTCGTGAGCGCGTCGCGCATCGTCGGTCCGGCGGTTGCGGGCGTCACGATCGCCGCGGGCGGTCTCGGTATCTGTTTCCTACTCAATGCGGCCAGTTTCGTCGCGGTGGTGACATCGTTACTGCGGCTGGATATCTCGGAGCTGCGCCGCTCGCCGCCGATGGAACGCGCACGCGGCCAGCTTCGTGAGGGTCTGCGTTACGTGCGTGGCAACCGCAATCTCGCGGTGCCACTGCTGATGATGGCATTCATCGGCTGCCTCGCCTTCGAGTTCCAGGTGGTACTCCCGATCGTTGCCGACCAAACCTTCGGCGCGGGTTCCGAGGCGTACGGATTCATGACCGCCGCGATGGGCATCGGCGCAGTGTGCGGCGGTCTGCTTGTCGCGACGTGGGGTCGCACCGGCACGCGCGTCCTGATCGTGGCGGCGGCGGCCTTCGGTTTCGCGCTCGTCGCCGCGGCGGCAGCGCCCACGCTCGCGCTCGAACTGATCGCCCTCGCCATCGTCGGCGCCGTCAGCATCGCCTTCAACTCCACCACCAACAGCACCCTCCAGCTCGAGGCCGAACCGCAGATGCGCGGCCGGGTCATGGCCCTGTGGGCCACGGCGTTCCAGGGCTCGACGGCCATCGGCGGGCCCATCGCGGGGTGGGTCAGTCAGGAGTGGGGTGGACGGGCCGGGCTGCTGCTCGGTGCGATCACCTGCCTGGTCGTGGCTCTCGTTGCGGCGATCGTGATCGGCCGCGGCAGGAAGGTTGCCGCGCAGACCGAGCCGATCCCCGGGGACCCGGAGGGGCCGGTCACCCCGAGTCTCGCGAGCACCGAGGATCCGGCGGCGATGGCGGATGTGCGTCCGAAAGCGGCGTGA
- a CDS encoding carotenoid oxygenase family protein, translated as MSFVDERYAPVRTELTEYNLPVRGAIPDWLDGRYLRNGPNPIADVVPAEYNWFTGDGMVHGIRISDGQALWYRNRWVDSEVTSAALQRSAPPERGRSPLHGPSANTNVIGFAGRTLALVEGGVACAELSEELETVDVCDFDGTVRGGYTAHPIEDPDTGELHAVSYHFGRGDTVQYTVIGPDGRLRKKIPIRVGGSPMMHAFSLTRDYVVIYDLPVTFDVRSAVAANVPRPLRPLATLALGATIGRIRLPHPVLNRVPRTRVGSFPYSWDDGYPARVGLIPRQGDSTPIWLDVEPCYVFHPVNAVSTSDGVVVDLVVHERVFDGDLTGPSEGRPRLERWHLPRTGSSVRRERLGDEHVEFPRFDERLTTAVHHDCWLVSGTDDLSGEHRLLRTDRDRGAVATRDFGPRSAVGEFVFHPDSPDSAEGHGIVMGLVSDLARNETELRILDAQTLEDRAAVRLPQHVPAGFHGNWIPTATG; from the coding sequence ATGAGTTTCGTAGACGAGCGCTATGCGCCGGTCCGCACCGAGTTGACTGAGTACAACCTTCCTGTTCGTGGCGCGATTCCGGACTGGCTCGACGGCAGGTATCTCCGCAACGGACCCAATCCGATTGCCGATGTCGTTCCAGCCGAATACAACTGGTTCACCGGCGACGGCATGGTTCACGGCATTCGTATCAGCGATGGACAGGCGTTGTGGTACCGGAACCGATGGGTCGACTCGGAGGTCACCTCGGCGGCCCTGCAGCGGTCGGCTCCTCCCGAACGAGGTAGATCGCCCCTGCACGGACCGTCGGCGAACACCAACGTCATCGGGTTCGCCGGACGCACGCTCGCCCTCGTCGAAGGAGGCGTGGCGTGCGCGGAGCTCTCCGAGGAACTCGAGACGGTCGATGTCTGCGACTTCGATGGCACAGTCCGCGGCGGCTACACGGCCCACCCCATCGAGGATCCGGATACCGGAGAGCTTCACGCAGTTTCATATCACTTCGGTCGGGGTGACACGGTGCAGTACACGGTGATCGGCCCGGACGGTCGCCTCCGGAAGAAGATCCCGATCCGCGTCGGGGGCAGTCCGATGATGCACGCGTTCTCCCTGACCCGAGATTACGTGGTGATCTACGACCTCCCGGTGACCTTCGACGTCCGCAGCGCCGTTGCGGCGAACGTCCCGCGCCCACTGCGCCCGCTGGCGACCCTGGCGCTCGGCGCGACGATCGGCCGCATCCGGCTGCCCCACCCGGTCCTCAACCGTGTTCCACGGACACGAGTGGGGAGCTTCCCGTACTCCTGGGACGACGGCTATCCCGCGCGCGTCGGGTTGATTCCCCGGCAGGGAGATTCGACGCCGATCTGGTTGGACGTCGAACCCTGCTACGTGTTCCATCCCGTCAACGCGGTCAGCACGAGCGATGGCGTCGTCGTCGATCTGGTAGTCCATGAACGCGTGTTCGACGGAGACCTCACCGGCCCCTCCGAGGGTCGGCCGCGCCTGGAACGCTGGCACCTTCCACGGACCGGTAGTTCGGTCCGACGGGAGAGGCTCGGGGACGAGCATGTCGAGTTTCCCCGATTCGACGAGCGGCTCACCACCGCGGTCCATCACGACTGCTGGCTGGTCTCCGGCACCGACGACCTCTCCGGAGAGCACCGACTGCTCCGCACGGATCGAGATCGCGGCGCGGTCGCCACTCGCGACTTCGGACCGCGATCGGCAGTCGGGGAGTTCGTCTTTCACCCGGATTCCCCAGACAGCGCCGAGGGGCACGGCATCGTCATGGGCTTGGTGTCCGATCTCGCTCGCAACGAGACGGAGCTGCGGATCCTGGATGCCCAGACCTTGGAGGACAGAGCCGCCGTCCGACTTCCACAACATGTTCCGGCGGGGTTCCACGGCAACTGGATACCGACAGCGACGGGGTGA
- a CDS encoding sterol desaturase family protein, translated as MWETLTGAWGSLLEPLGDPVTLAIPAFVVFLGLEWFAARKLEEAEIHDGRAHPPTAGYEYRDARASISMGLVSIATTAFWKALALIGYSAIWVYLAPWHLPANAWYTWVILLVGIDLLYYTYHRMAHRIRLIWATHQAHHSSEYFNFSTALRQKWNNSGEILMWIPLPLIGIPPWMVFVGFSVSLVYQFFVHTERVGKLPRPIEFIFNTPSHHRVHHGCDPEYLDRNYGGILIVWDRMFGTFRAEKQRPTYGLTKPVGTHDIWKLQTHEYAAIGRDFRSTSSWRERAGYVFGPPGWAPSSAGQGHQKVDPASAIDRHESHRLR; from the coding sequence ATGTGGGAGACCCTCACCGGGGCGTGGGGTTCGCTGCTCGAACCGCTCGGCGATCCGGTAACCCTCGCGATACCGGCGTTTGTCGTCTTCCTGGGTCTCGAGTGGTTCGCAGCCCGCAAGCTCGAAGAAGCTGAGATCCACGACGGCCGCGCGCACCCGCCCACGGCCGGCTACGAGTACCGGGATGCGCGGGCATCGATCTCGATGGGACTGGTGTCGATCGCGACGACGGCATTCTGGAAGGCCCTCGCGCTGATCGGGTACTCCGCGATCTGGGTGTATCTCGCCCCGTGGCACCTACCGGCGAATGCCTGGTATACGTGGGTGATCCTGCTGGTGGGCATCGACCTGCTGTACTACACGTATCACCGTATGGCGCACCGGATCCGGCTGATCTGGGCAACGCACCAGGCGCACCATTCGAGCGAGTACTTCAACTTCTCCACCGCGCTACGTCAGAAATGGAACAACAGTGGCGAGATCCTCATGTGGATTCCTTTGCCACTGATCGGCATTCCGCCATGGATGGTCTTCGTAGGATTCTCGGTAAGCCTGGTGTACCAGTTCTTCGTACACACCGAGCGGGTCGGCAAGCTGCCGCGGCCCATCGAATTCATCTTCAATACCCCGTCGCACCATCGTGTGCACCACGGCTGCGATCCCGAGTACCTGGACCGCAACTACGGCGGCATCCTGATCGTGTGGGACCGCATGTTCGGCACATTCCGAGCCGAGAAGCAGCGCCCCACCTACGGTCTGACGAAACCGGTGGGCACCCACGATATCTGGAAGCTGCAAACTCACGAGTATGCCGCGATCGGACGCGATTTTCGCTCGACATCATCGTGGCGGGAGCGCGCCGGCTATGTGTTCGGCCCGCCCGGATGGGCGCCGTCGAGCGCGGGCCAGGGACACCAGAAAGTCGACCCTGCCAGCGCCATCGACCGTCACGAATCCCATCGGCTGCGATGA
- a CDS encoding Rrf2 family transcriptional regulator gives MHITARVDCAVRALVELAASAPGPVKAEVLSSSQSIPHKFLESVLADLRRGGLVSSRRGPDGGYWLTRPAAEITIADVIRTVEGPLASVRGERPEDVTYDGPAESLKQVWIAVRVNLRAVLEGVTVADVAAGALPEFVTELTADPGAWRRR, from the coding sequence GTGCACATCACGGCGAGGGTGGACTGCGCGGTGCGCGCCCTCGTCGAACTCGCGGCCTCCGCACCCGGTCCGGTCAAAGCCGAGGTGTTGTCGAGTTCGCAGTCCATTCCTCACAAATTTCTCGAATCGGTGCTTGCCGATCTGCGTCGGGGTGGCCTGGTGAGCAGCAGGCGGGGACCCGACGGTGGCTACTGGCTGACCCGTCCCGCCGCCGAGATCACGATCGCGGACGTGATCCGCACCGTCGAGGGTCCGCTTGCATCCGTGCGCGGCGAGCGACCCGAGGATGTCACGTACGACGGGCCGGCCGAGTCGTTGAAACAGGTGTGGATCGCTGTTCGGGTGAACCTGCGGGCGGTGCTCGAGGGGGTCACCGTCGCCGATGTCGCCGCGGGTGCGCTGCCGGAGTTCGTGACGGAACTGACCGCCGATCCGGGGGCGTGGCGTCGACGCTAG
- the cydC gene encoding thiol reductant ABC exporter subunit CydC produces the protein MTAAATARVTGHVSMTGWLLAFGRPVRWPLAISALCRVVGLTAGIALLGYAAHAVVTAATTGGGAPWTVFGVLVGLAAIKGLFQYLEHYTGHWVAFRALAMLRVFFYERLAVLAPAVTVQRRTGDLLARVTRDIDRLEVFFAHSVVPAVTAVIVPVGVLCYLAAEVDPAVALVTAPFLLLLGAVIPFAGRRTTQRAEGQTVRLGGVMSAHLTDTVGGLREITAYGAENRRRTDLARLDAASGAQHRIVARWASIRAGSTRAAQAGVLIVIVAVGTALGLDSASVAVAVAVTVATFPALEAVDGFAALLGSTRTSLDRVRAIAEEEPAAPEPAPDTVWIPGDGPPEICFHNVDFTYPSRDVRPPALTGVDLTIPAGHTVAIVGPTGSGKSTIGALLARIWDPTAGAVTWDGADMRRIPSAELRRRVTVIDQQPFLLHGTVADNLRLADPAATDEQLWRALHIADLADTVRVLPDGLQTHVGERGAALSGGQCQRLAIARAVVHGGQLLVIDEGTSQLDESTERRVLGRLADAIGDCTVLWITHRHTTLGICDAVLEIDEGRVSAYKAG, from the coding sequence ATGACAGCCGCCGCCACTGCCCGTGTCACCGGACACGTCTCCATGACCGGCTGGCTGCTGGCCTTCGGCCGCCCCGTGCGATGGCCGCTGGCGATCTCGGCACTGTGCCGCGTCGTCGGCTTGACTGCGGGTATCGCTCTACTCGGGTACGCCGCGCACGCGGTGGTCACGGCGGCCACCACCGGAGGCGGCGCGCCATGGACGGTGTTCGGCGTGCTTGTCGGACTCGCCGCGATCAAAGGCCTCTTTCAGTACCTCGAGCACTACACCGGCCATTGGGTCGCGTTCCGCGCGCTGGCGATGCTGCGGGTGTTCTTCTACGAGCGCTTGGCAGTCCTGGCTCCCGCCGTCACGGTGCAGCGCCGCACGGGCGACCTGCTCGCCCGAGTCACCCGCGACATCGACCGCCTCGAGGTGTTCTTCGCCCACTCTGTCGTTCCCGCCGTCACGGCGGTGATCGTGCCGGTCGGCGTGCTCTGCTATCTCGCGGCAGAAGTCGACCCCGCAGTAGCCCTGGTCACCGCGCCGTTCCTGCTGTTGCTCGGCGCGGTGATCCCCTTCGCCGGCCGGCGCACCACCCAACGCGCGGAGGGGCAGACCGTACGACTCGGCGGGGTCATGTCGGCGCACCTGACGGACACCGTCGGTGGGTTGCGCGAGATCACCGCGTACGGCGCCGAGAATCGTCGCCGCACGGATCTGGCCCGGCTCGACGCCGCGTCCGGCGCACAGCACCGCATCGTTGCCCGGTGGGCATCGATCCGGGCCGGCTCGACCCGGGCAGCGCAGGCCGGAGTGCTGATCGTGATCGTGGCGGTCGGCACAGCCCTCGGCTTGGACTCGGCGTCCGTCGCCGTCGCGGTGGCCGTCACTGTCGCGACGTTCCCGGCCCTCGAGGCCGTCGACGGCTTCGCCGCCCTCCTGGGCAGCACCCGCACATCCCTCGACCGGGTTCGAGCGATCGCGGAGGAGGAGCCGGCGGCTCCCGAGCCGGCCCCGGACACGGTCTGGATCCCGGGCGACGGTCCACCCGAAATCTGTTTCCACAATGTCGATTTCACCTACCCGTCCCGTGACGTACGGCCGCCGGCGCTGACTGGGGTCGACCTGACGATTCCGGCAGGGCACACCGTCGCGATCGTCGGCCCGACCGGCAGCGGCAAGTCCACAATCGGGGCACTGCTCGCCCGAATCTGGGACCCCACCGCAGGGGCCGTCACGTGGGACGGCGCGGACATGCGCCGCATTCCGTCCGCCGAGCTCCGCCGCCGCGTCACGGTGATCGACCAGCAGCCCTTCCTGCTCCACGGCACCGTCGCCGACAACCTGCGACTGGCCGATCCGGCGGCGACGGACGAGCAACTGTGGCGCGCCCTGCACATCGCTGATCTCGCCGACACCGTGCGGGTACTGCCAGACGGGCTGCAAACGCATGTCGGCGAGCGCGGCGCCGCGCTGTCCGGCGGTCAGTGCCAGCGTCTGGCAATTGCGCGTGCGGTGGTGCACGGCGGACAACTCCTCGTCATCGACGAAGGCACGAGCCAACTCGACGAATCCACCGAGCGTCGTGTCCTCGGCCGGCTCGCGGACGCGATCGGCGACTGCACCGTCCTGTGGATCACGCACCGTCACACAACGCTCGGGATCTGCGACGCGGTTCTCGAGATCGACGAAGGGCGAGTATCGGCATACAAAGCCGGGTGA
- a CDS encoding ABC transporter ATP-binding protein, whose product MRQSPSALRMPIGAYVRGAVALSWTASVAMCLFYLALGNSLTDSSFQWNWILSFLIAAVGAAAVTAVPLINDRAQRLVEQTVRNRLLTRVLTADTVLARAALPATGRIVSTGFDGAAKVAALRGGFVASIIAAGTAPLIALVVVATTVSWVLAGLLFVLVLLAPVTVGGFQRLFRRSAADYRTQSRRLAGEFLEALRGLRTVSLLGRTDQQAAHLADESELQRRTVMRLLLGNQIVLLVTDIVFYGGVVGTAAAVGVHLGTSGELPLGRALTLVLLALLLTAPIDYIGQFFYIGMTGAAAQREAAALIGTDDDSDRSATPVMPATVQTPVSCAVRDVDFTYPGRLPLLSATTIAVAAGETVVLTGPSGGGKSTLLALLSGDLRPDAGTVEFDGVVADPRAFVTAMHQNTYLFSGSVADNLRLAAPVASDTDLWEVLDRAHLADEIRCLPNGLDTEVGEFGTSLSGGQAQRLSLARALLRRTPMLVLDEVTSHVDARSEALIADTLASLAGNTTLVIATHSAGLLALADRTIEIGATT is encoded by the coding sequence ATGCGTCAGTCCCCATCGGCGCTGCGCATGCCCATCGGCGCATACGTCCGCGGCGCGGTCGCGCTCTCCTGGACCGCATCCGTCGCGATGTGCCTGTTCTATCTCGCACTCGGTAATTCGTTGACCGACAGTTCCTTTCAGTGGAACTGGATACTCTCGTTCCTCATCGCCGCCGTCGGTGCCGCGGCCGTCACGGCCGTCCCCCTGATCAACGACCGCGCGCAACGCCTCGTCGAGCAGACGGTGCGCAACCGCCTGCTGACACGTGTGCTGACAGCAGATACCGTCCTTGCCCGCGCGGCACTCCCTGCGACCGGCCGGATAGTGTCCACCGGGTTCGACGGTGCCGCGAAGGTTGCCGCGCTGCGCGGCGGCTTCGTCGCGTCGATCATCGCGGCCGGGACCGCACCGCTCATCGCGCTCGTGGTGGTCGCGACGACGGTGAGCTGGGTGCTCGCGGGACTCCTGTTCGTTCTGGTCCTGCTCGCCCCGGTCACGGTCGGCGGTTTCCAACGACTGTTCCGGCGTTCTGCGGCCGATTACCGGACACAGTCCAGGCGGTTGGCGGGAGAGTTCCTCGAAGCTCTGCGCGGGCTGAGGACGGTCTCACTTCTCGGGCGCACGGACCAGCAGGCCGCCCACCTGGCCGACGAGAGCGAGCTGCAGCGCCGCACCGTCATGCGACTGCTACTCGGCAACCAGATCGTCCTGCTCGTGACCGATATCGTCTTCTACGGCGGGGTGGTCGGCACCGCGGCCGCCGTCGGCGTCCACCTCGGGACCAGCGGAGAGCTGCCCCTCGGCCGAGCGCTGACGCTGGTCCTCCTCGCACTGCTGCTCACAGCCCCCATCGACTACATCGGCCAGTTCTTCTACATCGGCATGACCGGCGCCGCTGCCCAGCGCGAGGCGGCGGCGCTGATCGGCACGGACGACGACTCGGACCGGTCGGCGACGCCGGTGATGCCGGCCACCGTGCAGACGCCCGTCTCGTGCGCAGTACGCGATGTGGACTTCACCTACCCCGGGCGTCTTCCACTGCTGTCGGCAACCACCATCGCGGTCGCCGCCGGAGAGACTGTCGTACTCACCGGGCCGTCCGGGGGCGGTAAGTCCACCCTGCTGGCGCTACTGTCCGGCGACCTGCGCCCGGACGCGGGCACTGTCGAATTCGACGGCGTGGTGGCCGACCCGCGCGCCTTCGTCACCGCGATGCACCAGAACACCTACCTGTTCAGCGGGTCCGTCGCCGACAATCTGCGCCTGGCCGCGCCCGTCGCGTCGGACACCGACTTGTGGGAAGTTCTCGACCGCGCCCATCTGGCCGACGAGATCCGTTGTTTGCCAAATGGTCTCGACACCGAGGTCGGCGAGTTCGGCACGAGCTTGTCCGGCGGACAGGCCCAGCGGCTCTCGCTTGCCCGCGCACTGCTGCGCCGCACTCCGATGCTGGTCCTGGACGAGGTGACCAGCCATGTCGACGCCCGGTCCGAAGCTCTGATTGCGGACACCCTCGCATCACTGGCCGGGAACACGACCCTGGTGATCGCGACCCATTCTGCGGGCCTGCTCGCCCTCGCAGACCGCACGATCGAGATCGGAGCTACTACATGA
- a CDS encoding iron ABC transporter permease: MPPNTPVVDSVPVARRRLPPAALAVPAAGLVLAALAAVSLGPVSVPWPDVLDAIATRGGAGVPHAALVWDVRVPRVLVAAMVGAALAVAGAVMQAVFRNPLADPGITGVSSGAAVGAVAVLVTGTSVFGSATLPLGAFLGAAVTMIALLVVTRLRRDASPMTLVLVGITLGSFCSALTAVLVANASEDSAVRSVVFWVNGDLTARVWGDVYLCTVPILVGTAILLSRHRVLDAMLLGERTATSLGVDVRRQQLLLLLAGALVTGAAVAVTGVIGFVGLVIPHAVRLIAGPRHAMLLPAAMLSGAAFLVLADLGARLMFDPVVLQTGTVAALVGSPVFGYLVLRRGSGHEGAA, from the coding sequence TTGCCCCCCAACACTCCCGTCGTCGACTCGGTCCCGGTCGCTCGGCGACGACTGCCTCCCGCCGCGCTGGCCGTTCCCGCCGCCGGGCTCGTCCTGGCGGCCCTGGCCGCCGTCTCGCTCGGCCCTGTCTCGGTACCCTGGCCCGACGTCCTCGACGCCATCGCCACCCGGGGTGGCGCGGGGGTTCCGCATGCCGCGCTGGTGTGGGACGTGCGGGTGCCCCGTGTGCTGGTCGCAGCGATGGTCGGTGCCGCCCTCGCCGTTGCCGGCGCCGTCATGCAGGCAGTTTTTCGCAACCCACTCGCGGACCCCGGCATCACGGGGGTCTCCTCCGGCGCCGCAGTCGGTGCTGTCGCGGTGCTGGTAACCGGGACATCGGTGTTCGGGTCCGCAACCCTGCCCCTCGGCGCTTTCCTGGGTGCGGCGGTGACGATGATCGCGCTGCTCGTCGTGACGCGGCTGCGCCGCGATGCCTCTCCGATGACTCTCGTCCTGGTCGGGATCACTCTCGGCTCGTTCTGCTCCGCGCTGACCGCGGTGCTCGTCGCCAACGCCTCGGAGGACTCTGCCGTGCGCTCCGTGGTGTTCTGGGTCAACGGTGATCTCACTGCTCGCGTGTGGGGCGACGTGTATCTGTGCACCGTGCCGATTCTGGTGGGAACCGCGATCCTGCTGTCCCGCCACCGGGTACTGGACGCGATGTTGCTCGGCGAGCGCACCGCCACGAGCCTGGGGGTCGACGTACGCCGGCAGCAACTGTTGCTACTGCTCGCCGGCGCGCTCGTGACCGGCGCCGCAGTCGCCGTTACCGGCGTGATCGGCTTCGTCGGCCTGGTGATCCCTCATGCGGTGCGGTTGATCGCCGGGCCCCGCCACGCCATGCTGCTGCCCGCCGCGATGCTCTCCGGTGCTGCGTTCCTCGTCCTGGCTGATCTGGGTGCTCGATTGATGTTCGATCCAGTCGTCTTGCAGACCGGAACCGTTGCCGCCCTTGTAGGTTCACCGGTCTTCGGTTATCTGGTCTTGCGTCGCGGGAGTGGACATGAGGGCGCCGCATGA
- a CDS encoding ATP-binding cassette domain-containing protein, translated as MSAEALLRLRAVRVDRGRRTILHDLDLDIAPGAVVGLIGPNGSGKTTLLSAIGAGTAVAAGQILFGEKDLTSLRPRHRARYVSFVPQQTGLTFDLTVREIVALGTIVTGHANSRDELVAAAIESAGCAHLADRPASRLSGGEGQLVQIARALAQNAPVLVMDEPISALDIAHQLTVLTLARAQADRVDCGRGRAVVASLHDIDLAARFCDHLVLMQSGRIVATGTPDEVLEAELLARVYGVHIGTCRDEITGTLRVTALPASSPITPCP; from the coding sequence ATGAGCGCGGAAGCCCTGCTCCGGTTGCGGGCCGTCCGGGTGGACCGCGGGCGGCGGACGATACTGCACGACCTCGATCTCGACATCGCGCCGGGTGCCGTCGTCGGGCTCATCGGACCCAATGGTTCGGGCAAGACGACGCTGCTTTCGGCCATCGGTGCGGGCACGGCTGTGGCAGCAGGCCAGATCCTTTTCGGAGAAAAGGATTTGACGTCGTTGAGGCCACGGCATCGGGCGCGGTACGTCTCATTCGTGCCGCAACAGACGGGCCTTACCTTCGACCTGACCGTGCGAGAGATCGTCGCGCTCGGCACGATTGTGACCGGGCATGCCAACTCTCGGGACGAACTGGTTGCCGCGGCGATCGAGAGCGCCGGATGTGCGCACCTTGCCGACCGGCCCGCCTCCCGATTGTCTGGTGGGGAGGGGCAACTCGTCCAGATTGCCAGGGCGCTCGCGCAGAATGCCCCCGTGCTCGTGATGGACGAACCGATCTCCGCGCTCGACATCGCCCACCAGCTCACCGTCCTGACCCTCGCCCGCGCGCAGGCCGACAGGGTGGATTGCGGGCGCGGACGGGCCGTGGTCGCCAGCCTGCACGACATCGACCTCGCCGCCCGGTTCTGTGATCATCTCGTCCTGATGCAGTCCGGGCGCATCGTCGCCACGGGCACCCCGGACGAGGTGCTCGAGGCCGAGCTGCTCGCCCGGGTCTATGGCGTGCACATCGGCACCTGCCGTGACGAGATCACCGGCACCTTGCGCGTGACCGCCCTTCCTGCCTCCAGCCCAATCACCCCTTGCCCATAG
- a CDS encoding ABC transporter substrate-binding protein yields the protein MNPTFRRPGLLTALCCVAATLVGCTSPAPPASTEATTVAAPQRIAAISPDVAETVAALGAGDRLVLIPETAVNPALTNHLSVMQAVPATIASHGPADPEQILATEPDIAIITPRHEGESDTAALLEASAVPVLTLPNSWQSGAEMLANITLIGDAIGAPEQAAELVRELDEGLDSVEFPSGPAPSVLVLSNQAGRPMVNAGRGFTLDLLARAGGRNAADDAGLVRTALADPEQVARANPDAILLVDIRGAGEGSFASVLENPAVAALPAVQQGRILVLDGKRSQALGLRSIPEGLSQLRGWLTGLG from the coding sequence ATGAACCCGACTTTTCGCCGACCCGGCCTGCTCACCGCGCTCTGCTGTGTAGCGGCCACCCTCGTCGGATGCACCTCGCCGGCCCCGCCCGCCTCGACCGAGGCCACGACCGTCGCTGCGCCGCAGCGCATTGCGGCGATCTCTCCTGACGTCGCCGAGACCGTCGCGGCGCTCGGTGCAGGCGACCGGCTGGTGCTGATCCCGGAGACCGCGGTCAACCCGGCATTGACGAACCACCTGTCGGTCATGCAGGCCGTGCCGGCGACCATCGCGTCCCACGGTCCGGCCGACCCCGAACAGATCCTCGCCACCGAACCGGATATCGCGATCATCACTCCCCGGCACGAGGGCGAGAGCGATACCGCCGCGCTGCTGGAGGCGTCCGCCGTTCCGGTGCTCACGTTGCCCAACTCGTGGCAGTCGGGTGCGGAGATGCTCGCCAACATCACGTTGATCGGGGATGCCATCGGCGCCCCGGAACAGGCCGCGGAACTCGTTCGTGAGCTCGATGAGGGGCTCGATTCGGTCGAATTCCCTTCCGGGCCCGCTCCGTCCGTACTGGTCCTGAGCAATCAGGCCGGTCGCCCGATGGTCAACGCGGGCAGGGGATTCACCCTCGATCTGCTGGCCCGCGCCGGAGGGCGCAATGCCGCAGACGATGCCGGGCTGGTCCGTACGGCTCTCGCGGATCCGGAGCAGGTCGCCCGTGCCAACCCTGACGCGATTCTGCTCGTCGACATCCGCGGTGCGGGCGAGGGCTCGTTCGCGTCGGTCCTGGAGAACCCCGCGGTGGCCGCCCTGCCTGCAGTGCAGCAGGGGCGGATCCTCGTGCTCGACGGGAAGCGTAGTCAAGCGCTCGGCCTGCGCTCGATACCCGAAGGTCTCTCGCAGTTGCGTGGGTGGCTTACCGGACTGGGCTGA